One window of the Daphnia pulex isolate KAP4 chromosome 8, ASM2113471v1 genome contains the following:
- the LOC124199762 gene encoding hemicentin-1-like isoform X1 yields MDYWMRATRLTRCGSWCCWDVVVVVVAVTLAGAGWLADASSVDDFRYFPNEVPTFAKEIENATVPVGREATLSCVIYNLGNFKVAWVRVDTQTILTIDDMVITRSQRISVRHMTDASVDYPYYLHHPHQHAGHHKNNNRSLTVSEGSDHPGSRRQVAGAGAGAAGAGGSIHKTWQLIIREVQSSDAGLYMCQLNTEPMTSHTAYLSVTVPPDIVDSESSGDVMVTEGQNTTLRCSATGHPLPVITWRREDGRPIQNHAVTVEGSVLHLTRIPRQNIGAYLCIASNGVPPSVSKRFMLRVQFPPSVTATNQLVGARQGDINITLECHCESFPKPVVYWLRHSTGDVVVNGVKHREEKRETNHYKVSMQLVFLHLEREDFMAYQCVCRNTLGIADSVVRLYQIHPVADDGDMNEVYSEADQQDGRGTGKEQLSSTWDEKSKDDSSTKRLAANKQASAKTQLAVGGRSSSSAVAASQSPPLGYLLAAISLLLVSMTKTR; encoded by the exons ATGGATTATTGGATGAGAGCGACCAGATTGACTCGGTGTGGCAGTTGGTGCTGCtgggacgtcgtcgtcgtcgtggtgGCCGTCACCTTGGCTGGTGCCGGATGGTTGGCCGACGCTTCATCCGTCGATGACTTCCGCTATTTCCCCAACG AAGTGCCGACGTTCGCCAAAGAGATCGAGAACGCCACAGTGCCCGTCGGTCGTGAAGCCACCCTATCCTGCGTCATCTACAATCTCGGCAACTTCAAG GTGGCGTGGGTGAGGGTGGACACGCAAACGATCCTGACCATCGACGACATGGTGATCACGCGCAGCCAGCGGATTTCGGTCAGACACATGACGGACGCCAGCGTCGACTATCCCTATTACTTGCATCATCCTCATCAGCACGCCGGCCATcacaagaacaacaacaggagTCTAACCGTTTCGGAAGGATCGGATCACCCCGGCAGCAGGAGGCAGGtggcaggagcaggagcaggagcagcaggagccggAGGCAGCATCCACAAGACTTGGCAGTTGATTATCCGTGAAGTCCAGTCATCCGACGCTGGATTATAC ATGTGCCAGTTGAACACGGAGCCCATGACCAGTCACACGGCCTACCTCAGCGTGACAG tTCCGCCGGATATCGTCGACAGCGAAAGTAGCGGTGACGTCATGGTCACCGAGGGACAAAACACGACGCTGAGATGCAGCGCCACCGGCCATCCGCTCCCGGTCATCACCTGGCGTCGTGAAGACGGCCGACCCATCCAGAATcacg CCGTGACAGTCGAAGGATCGGTGCTGCATTTAACCCGAATACCCCGGCAGAATATCGGAGCTTACCTGTGCATAG CGTCCAACGGAGTTCCTCCCAGTGTGTCCAAAAGGTTCATGTTGCGAGTTCAGT TCCCGCCAAGCGTCACGGCGACCAATCAACTGGTCGGGGCTCGGCAAGGAGACATTAACATCACATTAGAGTGCCATTGCGAGTCCTTCCCCAAGCCGGTGGTCTACTGGCTAAGGCACAGCACCGGAGATGTCGTCGTCAACG GTGTCAAACATCGCGAGGAGAAGCGAGAGACGAACCACTACAAGGTCTCCATGCAGCTCGTCTTTCTCCACCTGGAACGCGAAGACTTTATGGCCTACCAGTGCGTCTGTCGCAATACGCTGGGCATTGCCGATTCGGTCGTCCGACTTTACC AAATCCATCCGGTGGCTGACGATGGAGACATGAACGAAGTTTACTCGGAAGCCGACCAGCAGGACGGCCGTGGAACGGGAAAAGAACAGCTTAGCAGCACCTGGGATG AGAAATCCAAGGACGACTCGTCCACCAAGAGATTGGCAGCCAATAAACAGGCTTCCGCCAAGACTCAATTGGCCGTCGGCGGGCGGTCCAGCTCATCTGCTGTTGCAGCCTCGCAGTCACCTCCTCTCGGTTACCTGCTAGCGGCCATTTCTCTGCTCCTAGTCTCGATGACAAAAACGAGATAG
- the LOC124199762 gene encoding hemicentin-1-like isoform X2, which yields MDYWMRATRLTRCGSWCCWDVVVVVVAVTLAGAGWLADASSVDDFRYFPNVPTFAKEIENATVPVGREATLSCVIYNLGNFKVAWVRVDTQTILTIDDMVITRSQRISVRHMTDASVDYPYYLHHPHQHAGHHKNNNRSLTVSEGSDHPGSRRQVAGAGAGAAGAGGSIHKTWQLIIREVQSSDAGLYMCQLNTEPMTSHTAYLSVTVPPDIVDSESSGDVMVTEGQNTTLRCSATGHPLPVITWRREDGRPIQNHAVTVEGSVLHLTRIPRQNIGAYLCIASNGVPPSVSKRFMLRVQFPPSVTATNQLVGARQGDINITLECHCESFPKPVVYWLRHSTGDVVVNGVKHREEKRETNHYKVSMQLVFLHLEREDFMAYQCVCRNTLGIADSVVRLYQIHPVADDGDMNEVYSEADQQDGRGTGKEQLSSTWDEKSKDDSSTKRLAANKQASAKTQLAVGGRSSSSAVAASQSPPLGYLLAAISLLLVSMTKTR from the exons ATGGATTATTGGATGAGAGCGACCAGATTGACTCGGTGTGGCAGTTGGTGCTGCtgggacgtcgtcgtcgtcgtggtgGCCGTCACCTTGGCTGGTGCCGGATGGTTGGCCGACGCTTCATCCGTCGATGACTTCCGCTATTTCCCCAACG TGCCGACGTTCGCCAAAGAGATCGAGAACGCCACAGTGCCCGTCGGTCGTGAAGCCACCCTATCCTGCGTCATCTACAATCTCGGCAACTTCAAG GTGGCGTGGGTGAGGGTGGACACGCAAACGATCCTGACCATCGACGACATGGTGATCACGCGCAGCCAGCGGATTTCGGTCAGACACATGACGGACGCCAGCGTCGACTATCCCTATTACTTGCATCATCCTCATCAGCACGCCGGCCATcacaagaacaacaacaggagTCTAACCGTTTCGGAAGGATCGGATCACCCCGGCAGCAGGAGGCAGGtggcaggagcaggagcaggagcagcaggagccggAGGCAGCATCCACAAGACTTGGCAGTTGATTATCCGTGAAGTCCAGTCATCCGACGCTGGATTATAC ATGTGCCAGTTGAACACGGAGCCCATGACCAGTCACACGGCCTACCTCAGCGTGACAG tTCCGCCGGATATCGTCGACAGCGAAAGTAGCGGTGACGTCATGGTCACCGAGGGACAAAACACGACGCTGAGATGCAGCGCCACCGGCCATCCGCTCCCGGTCATCACCTGGCGTCGTGAAGACGGCCGACCCATCCAGAATcacg CCGTGACAGTCGAAGGATCGGTGCTGCATTTAACCCGAATACCCCGGCAGAATATCGGAGCTTACCTGTGCATAG CGTCCAACGGAGTTCCTCCCAGTGTGTCCAAAAGGTTCATGTTGCGAGTTCAGT TCCCGCCAAGCGTCACGGCGACCAATCAACTGGTCGGGGCTCGGCAAGGAGACATTAACATCACATTAGAGTGCCATTGCGAGTCCTTCCCCAAGCCGGTGGTCTACTGGCTAAGGCACAGCACCGGAGATGTCGTCGTCAACG GTGTCAAACATCGCGAGGAGAAGCGAGAGACGAACCACTACAAGGTCTCCATGCAGCTCGTCTTTCTCCACCTGGAACGCGAAGACTTTATGGCCTACCAGTGCGTCTGTCGCAATACGCTGGGCATTGCCGATTCGGTCGTCCGACTTTACC AAATCCATCCGGTGGCTGACGATGGAGACATGAACGAAGTTTACTCGGAAGCCGACCAGCAGGACGGCCGTGGAACGGGAAAAGAACAGCTTAGCAGCACCTGGGATG AGAAATCCAAGGACGACTCGTCCACCAAGAGATTGGCAGCCAATAAACAGGCTTCCGCCAAGACTCAATTGGCCGTCGGCGGGCGGTCCAGCTCATCTGCTGTTGCAGCCTCGCAGTCACCTCCTCTCGGTTACCTGCTAGCGGCCATTTCTCTGCTCCTAGTCTCGATGACAAAAACGAGATAG